TCAGAAAAAAGAAGTTGCAAGCAGTCAGAATATGCTAGAGAAACAATAAGATTGCCTGGTCATACTGCTTCACATAATGATGTCTGTCTCAAAACTGGAGATGATCACATGAAACTCTATGAGGACCATCAGTATCTAAACTGCTACTAATTAAGAATTTGGAGTCTAAAATACTCTCTGGTGCACTCGATAGAGATTACAGAAACACTAATCCATTTGGTGTATTTTCTGAATGTGTGCTATCTACAGTATACAGAGACATCCAAATCCAAGGCATGAGAGAGAACCATCTGCACAACTGCTGGTCACCAGAATTTATTTGCCTCCATACATTCTTTCAATGTCGTTGATGTAGTGGTTTTTCAGTTCTTTCCTTTTGAGCTTGAAAGCATCTGTTACTAACCCCGTCTCTGGGGTCCATGGTTCAGGGCTTAACCGTACTTTGATGGGTATTTCAAACCTTTCTAATTTCACTGCAGGGACAAGAAACAAAAGCATGATTATAATTACACAGTCAAATGAAATACTAATTCATGCTACCTAAAACTCTAAGGTGAGTGCCCTACTTAGTTTGTGTGATGTGGTGTCTTACATAATGAAGTAACCTTACACAAGGACCACAAGCAAATTTAATCTTGTACCAGTGCAGAGTGCAAATATCCTCCTAACACACTGGATGTAAAGCTTGTATTGGAAGTGACAGGGTAAAATCTAAAGCTCATAACAAGTGTGTTGCCTGAAGATCTGAGACTACCAGCACAAGAGAATACAGTGAAATCTAGAGCTCTGTCTTTACTACAGGAATGTATAAGGACTAGATTAATGCAGACTAGTCCAATGTGCTTCATATCTCAACTATAATGAAGTACTTCTACATATTCTTCCTTCCTAAGAGTCTGTTTAGAGTTCAATGAgtcatttattttctctcagCTAGAAGCAGTGGCTTAGCACATACGcacagcctcactgcaaccAATGCCACTCTTGCCAAAGAGCCATAAAGAAGGGAGGAAGTAAGTATCTGCTTCAGGAGAAGGGCAGGAACATTTGGaacaaggcaggagctgctgcatgtGTGCAATACTTGGACTTCACCATCAGCCCCTACCCTAGGATCCCACATAGACTGGTAGCTGATGTGCAGGACAGCCCAAGCTAGCACGCCTCTAGGTGGCAGCAGATGTCAGACGTGAGGGATCTGGCTCTAGGTCTGTCCCCAGGAACTGCTGTCTCCCTAATTTCAAATTACTGTTGTCATGGACTGTTTCATTCTACTTATATATATGCCTGCTCCCGCTGAAGGTGCAACGTGTTCTGCTAAACAGTTTTGGAAAAAAAGTGTTGAATGAGTGAGCTGTACCTCATTGCAAGGTTACCATTGCCAAGGCAGAAAGAATATAGGAGCAAAAGGGGTTGAATAAACAAAACTATATGGATAGTAATTTGCCTACTTCATGATACCTTCATCCAAACTGCTTGTAATGTTTGCATCCAAGTTTGAGACCTATGAATTGATTTAAAGGCAAGCTTTCATAGTGCCTTTCATCCTTGCTTTCCTGGTTTCAAAGGGCAGATTTTCCTCTCTGAAGTTCAGGTCAGGGCTTAGTGTTTGCTTAAGTCCAGTTTTGCTGCCAAGTGCTTTAGAGACCTTTTCCCTCTCAGTTTCTTAAATTTTTGGCCCCATAAAGGAATTGATGAGGGGTTTGATCATTCTATACCACAGTAACTAATAGCAGGCATCTAACCCCTTACAACCCGAAGGATTGTGGTTGTTCAAAGCTGTAGGGAACAGTGTTAAATGTGAAAAGCAGCTTTGAAATACCCTACTTAAGTTTTCATACCAGCAAATGTCTTGTAACTTTCCTTCCAAACTGACAGCTCTTTTGGACCTTATTTTAACTGCTGGACAAGCAACTTGTCTCTAGAACTTAGTTGTAAGTAAATCTCAGATTTTttatgtggtgggttttttaaaatcaaatagATAATATCTCCAAAAAGTAGATAAATTCCTGGAATTACAGGCAACAATCTGATGTAGTTCTTGCATCTGATTAAACTATTAAATTCTGGCAaatacagaagcagcaggaagacAAATAGCTGGTGAGGGTAACTGAGCATTTTTGCTGGCTGAGCATTATGAGGTTGGCTAGCACAACATCCTTTCTTTACTTACTCTTGTTTGCCACTTCTTTTATCTCTTGCAGGATTTCAGCTTCCATTGTTGGGTTGTTACAAATATCTACCCAGGTTCCACTGATGCCTTTCTGCTCAGCTAATGCCATCAGCTTCTTCTGATTAGGAACCACAAAGCTGATCACGTAAGACTGGTCACTGCCACAGGAtggcaagagaaggaaaaaagatccAAACAGTTGAGACTTCCATTTCAAGGTGTAAAATGCTTACTTGATGTTAGATAGATCCACAGATCCACAGTGCTTTTTGAATTCTAGTTATTCCCCCATACAGAATCCTTCTTACATATTAAGTCTTCACATCTGACGACTTATCACAAATATGCTAAGTTGTTCTCCAACATTAGGTTTGATTGGTATCATGCTTTGCTGCAACTGCATCACTGCACATCTCAGTTTAGCTTCCCAGCTACCTGCAGTTATTGGCCAGTTCTCTTTGAGTTTCTCTTCATGGGGTGTGTttaaggggagggagaggagagataaGGACTGTTTCCAACTCAGTGGAGAGCTTTGGATTTAGGTACAAAGTGTCCAGATTAATTTTTCTCTGGTATTCTGCCTCTTtgggaaagggatgggatgaAATTGTCATGTATTAAGAGAGGAGAAATGCCAGCGAGAGACACAGGTAATTTCTTTTAGTTTCAGGGACACTGGGCACCTGTGCTACCTCAGAGATGCTGTTTATGACCTGCACTCTGGAAAGAGGGCTTGTTCACtgaaaaccacagaaacattatACTGTATCATTGGAGAACTGGGTCAGAGCCTGTATTTCATGTTTACTCTAAATAGTTTCTAAATTAATAGCACTCTTACCTCTTGGCATAAGCACAGATGTTGTCAATCAATGGACAGTTCTTCAGTGCTGCCTCTACTTTGCCCAGAGATACATATTCTCCTGCTTGTAGTTTTACCAAGTCTTTTTTACGATCTAGAAgtcaaggaggaagggggagaaaaaaacatctTACTCCTTTTAAACTTCTGCAGTTTCACAGTCTCCTTTGCATTTGTGCAACACTATGCACGATTCTGAAATGTGAATTCAAGTAGCTTATTAAAAGGTTAAAGAGCTTATAGCACGTACGTATTCTGCCAGCTTCATAAAGGCTGCTGTAAATAACTTCATCTAGCACTACACTTCTTGTCATAGATGAATTTGCTGGGGACTCTTTTAAGTTTTTATATTAATTATAAAGCTTTAAAATAATCTTACATTTATTCTTTAAAATCCACATGCTACATTCAGATTGTGGTAATGTCACAGGAAACAGCATCTCACTTCAGCATGTCCCTATAGCTGTGAGGACTTTGTGTTTTACATTGGGATTCTGCAAGCAGGTAACCTTAAATAGGTTAGTCCTGGCAAAGCCAATGGGATTAATAACATGGTTTTAATTATGCTTAGTTAAGATCTTGTAACATACTAAGACACAAAAAATTTAGGCCCACCTATGATCTGCAGACACCCATCAGGATGAAATTCCCCTATATCTCCTGTACAGAACCATCTCTGACCATTCTCATCAATGGAAAACTCTTCTGTTGTCTTCTCTTCATTTTTGAAATATCCCATTGAGACATTAGGTCCACCAATTACAATCTCTCCTCTAGGATTAGGCTTGTCTTTATTAGTGTAGCCCcctgaaaacaagaaaatgccCATACAGTTTTAACTTGTATATTCTGCTGccacagaaatattttgaagCTTGAGCACAGAAATGGATGGCTTTTACAAAGGATGAAGAACAATTACTTCATACACTATAGCTGGCTAAGCAGACAGGCAAAACAAACCAGCTGAGCAGCGGTTAAATTAGTTACTCTGAAATCAGAACATAATACTCTCACCTTCTTGCCAGTCTCTCAGTTTTATTTCACAACAAATAAGTGGAGCTCCAACTCTGCCAGTGCTGTAATCGGCAACTTCAGGAGAGAACAAGGAAGAGCAGAAAGGTTTTGTCATTTGAAATACAAACTCAAGCCGTAACAGTTAAGTGACTACTGAAATTGAGAACTACAGCTATGCTGACTTCAGAAAAACCTACCGAAGCCTCATGTATATCTAGATCTTAAACAATGTATTTCCAAGAGCATTTTAACTACCTTCTGTAATTGTTCCAGCTCCGCATGTTTCTGTCAGTCCGTAGCCTTGACCAACAGGACAGCAAAAACAGATGTTCATAAATCTTTGTGTCTGAGGGGAGAGTGGTGCTCCTCCAGAAAGCATCATACGAACATTCCCTCCCAGCAGTGCCTTTACTTTTTTAAACAACAGTCttgaaagaaggagggaaaaaagaatgaaaaatcaTTCACACAGCTCATTCTTACAAAGAGACACAAACTCTTCCTCCTATCTGAACACCTTAAAAAGTAACATGGTCGTTCACAGACTTCAGTGGGCAGCAGGGTTAACCAAAAATGTTACCTCTTCTAGATGGTAGAATTCCTGTAACTTATCTACACAAACATTCCCGTTTTATTACTACAACAAAGCAATCCAATGAAAACTAACTAGCCATCTGCTCTGAGGATTAGTCATCCCTACCACTAAATATCCTATTTCCAGTAAgacctctgcttttttttttttagttagtCATTAGATGATACTTGCATGTGGGATGAGAATAGTTTGATGTCAGATATCTTAGATTACTGTTCTAAGAAATCGCAAAGAAATCACATTTGAATTATACTTACACATTACACAGAGGTGCGTCATATCCCCTTTTGATTTGTTCCAATTTGTAGTCATAGCCTATCTTGAACAGAGTTCTCTGAATATAGTTCATCTCTTGAACTTTACTCATGACATTTTTATAAATTCTGTCCATTATTTCCTACAAAGTGTtaaaaaagcaaggaaaatgaCCATCTGGGACAGACTAGCATGTGTAAATTAAATTGTGTTAAAAATGAAGGAACGCCTGTTATTCCTCCATGAAAATGGAGTGTAAAGGTCTGCATCATTACTTAGGCAACGTGTAACTGTAATGCTTTTAATGTGTGATCAGTTAGTCAAATTATAGACCACTGCACCTTGGAGCTATTTGAAATGGTTGGGATTAAGTATTGAAAATGCACTAGGAAACAAGTGACTTTGCTGAACTTCTCTCCATTAGCTTTTTCTCCTTCCACCAGTATTCCTAGAAAGGAAAAACCCTTATGCCAGATTATATACCCTGTATTAGAGACTGTGACTCAGTGACTTGCTCTTGCCTTACTTGTCTGCCTGAGTAACCACTGTCTCTCTTCAGGCGCACTGCAGTAATTCCTCATATCCTGTGCCCTTCTACAAACAGCTCTAAACCTCAAATTTGGCTTTAAAATGCTTCCTACCCCTCATTCTGAAGATGTCTGTTCTATCAGCCACAGCTGTACATCCTGGGTAACACACCCAGTGTGCTAAAACGTGCTGTTATGTGGCTTACACTCTAACACCATCACCTGTACTTAAACATCTCTTTGGTTGGTATATGCCATGCACGATTTATCATGCTTAGGAGTCCTGAGGCTGTACTTTGTCGACAGCAACTGGCAAGCACGAGGGATTTGATTTCACCATTTCCTTTTCAAGGAGAAGTTTTTCAGCTTTCAAAGCAATATGGTTGCAGTAATTCTAGTTGCCCAACAAAAACTCCACAACTTTGTCTCAGATGAGAAATCCATTTCCATTGAAATGCTAAGCTTTTGATCACTGAAATACACACATATTCTTGTGCACAGCTATGGCATCAATACTTAGTTCAGGCAATGACAACTGGACTTTCTGTATTCTGCTTTTTTG
This sequence is a window from Dryobates pubescens isolate bDryPub1 chromosome 18, bDryPub1.pri, whole genome shotgun sequence. Protein-coding genes within it:
- the ACSL4 gene encoding long-chain-fatty-acid--CoA ligase 4 isoform X2, encoding MAKRLKAKPISDKPGSPYRSVTHLDSLANINIPGADTLDKLFDHALAKFGKKDCLGTREVLSEENEMQPNGKVFKKLILGTYRWLSYEEVNEKVNRLGSGLTALGLTPKSTVVVFCETRAEWMILALTCFKYNFPLVTLYATLGEEAVTYGLNECGASYLVTSVELLESKLKAALPQISCLKHIVYVDKKTINKSEYPENVEIHSMQTVEELGAKPENSSILPSRPVPTDLALVMYTSGSTGRPKGVMMMHKNLIAGMTGQCERIPGLGPKDTYIGYLPLAHVLELTAEISCITYGCRIGYSSPLTLSDQSSKIKKGSKGDCTVLKPTLMAAVPEIMDRIYKNVMSKVQEMNYIQRTLFKIGYDYKLEQIKRGYDAPLCNVLLFKKVKALLGGNVRMMLSGGAPLSPQTQRFMNICFCCPVGQGYGLTETCGAGTITEVADYSTGRVGAPLICCEIKLRDWQEGGYTNKDKPNPRGEIVIGGPNVSMGYFKNEEKTTEEFSIDENGQRWFCTGDIGEFHPDGCLQIIDRKKDLVKLQAGEYVSLGKVEAALKNCPLIDNICAYAKSDQSYVISFVVPNQKKLMALAEQKGISGTWVDICNNPTMEAEILQEIKEVANKMKLERFEIPIKVRLSPEPWTPETGLVTDAFKLKRKELKNHYINDIERMYGGK